The genomic segment GCGCTCTAGCGGTAGGAATGGTGCTGTTTCTGGGGATGATTTTTTCCACCAGATTGCCCATGGTTTCCAGCCCAAGGGAAAGTGGAATTACATCCAGCAGCAGCCATTCGTCTTCACCCTTATTGCCTGCCAGTACATTGGCCTGAATTGCCGCACCAATGGCAACCACTTTATCTGGGTCCAGATTGGTAAGTGGTTCCTGCTTAAAAAACTCAGCGACAGCATGGCGCACTTGCGGCATGCGGGTAGCGCCGCCCACCATCACTACGCCCTTGATATCACTGACTTGCAGCTTGGCATCGCGTAAGGCTTTGCGTACAGGGGTGATGGTGTTGTTGACGAGGGTGTGGGTGATCTCGTGCAGTGTTTCTGTGCTTAGAGCCACATCCACCACGACGCCTTCACTAAGTACGGCTGTGATGCGTGTAGTAGGGTGGTCAGAAAGCGCTTCTTTGGCTTCGCGGGCGCGGGTCAGCAGCACACGGGCATCATGGGCATTCAGTGCAGATAGCCCCGCTTCTTGCAAGATCCAGCAGTAAATACGGTGATCAAAATCATCGCCGCCCAGCCTTGAATCGCCTGAGGTGGCACGTACTTCAAATAGGCCGCGGGTCAGCTCTAGAATGGATACATCAAATGTGCCGCCACCTAAATCGTAAATAACATAAGTGCCTTCGGCTGCATTGTCTAGGCCATAGGCAATAGCGGCCGCTGTGGGCTCATTCAGTAAGCGCAGTACATTCAGGCCGGCGATTTGTGCCGCGTCTTTGGTGGCCTGGCGCTGCGCATCGTCAAAATAGGCCGGGACGGTAATCACCGCGCCAACCAGCTCGCCACCTAAGCTTTGCTCGGCGCGAGTTTTAAGGGCGCGCAGGATATCTGCCGAGACTTCAACCGGGCTTTTTACTCCCGCCCTTGTCGATATTTTGAGCATGCCCGGCTCGTCTACAAAGCGGTAAGGCGTGGCTAAATCGGCAATATCATTGATGCCACGACCCATAAAACGCTTGACCGAGCTGATGGTGTTGCTCGGGTCGTCATTCTGGCGTGCCAGTGCACCACAGCCCACGCGGGTTTCACCATCCTTGCCGTAATTCACCACAGAGGCCAGCAAAGTACGGCCTTGCTCGTCCGGCAAACAGACCGCGCTGCCGCTTTTTACCGAGGCAACCAAGGAGTTAGTCGTACCAAGATCAATGCCTACTGCAAGGCGGTGCTGATGTGGCTCGGCAAATAGACCCGGCTCAGAAATTTGTAATAAGGCCATGTTTCATCCGTAAGATAGAGCGAGTGCATGTCAGTAGAGGTCAATGCCCCATGGTAAAACCCAAATCTTAAACCACCGAGTAAAGGAGAGCACAGAGGGCCGCAGAGCAAAGCATCATTTTGGATTTTTCTTCGCAAGGGGAATTAATCATGGGTATATACCAAGATTTTCTCTGTGAAGCTCCGTGTCCTTTGGGTTCTCCGTGGTTCAAGGTTTGGGTTTTAGCGCTCTGATAATGTGCGATTAAAACAGCAGTGTTTCGATGGCGTCGCCAATTTCCTGCTCTAGTTTTTCCATAAAGCGAAGTTTACGCACGGCAACGCTGGCCGCGCTTAAATCATGGGTTTCGTCCAGCAGGCTGGCAAGGTGTTGCTCCAGCGCGCTTGTTTCAGCGGCCAGCTCTCTGCCAATATTTTCTAAGCTTTCAATATTTTGCGTGGCTTTGGCATCAATAATCGCCTCACGCCATTCCATTTGGTTCATTAAAAAATCAATGGGCATGGCGGTATTGCTTTCTTCCTCGGTGTCTACGCCGGCCAGCTTGAGTAAATAGCGGCCACGGGCAATCGGGGATTTAAGCGTTTGATAGGCTTCATTCACTTGAGTGGCAATCTGCAGGCTCATACGGCGCACAGCATCATTCTCGCTGGCAAAGCGATCGGGATGATAAGTGGCAAGTAAGCTGCGGTAATTGCTGTCAATGCTGCGCTGGTCGAGTGCAAACCTTGCAGGCAAATCGAAGAGGGCGAAGTGGTTTTGCGTAAAGTCGAAGTTCATGGCGTTTTTTGGCGGGGAAGGGGATGAAATGCTGCTTTAAAACCCAAATCTTAAACCACGGAGGAAAAGGAGGAAGCGGAGTTACACGGAGAAAAATCCATTTTAGAGTGGGTGTTCTCTAGTTTGTTTTTCTCGTTTTTCCTCCGTGAGCTCCGTGGTGAAGATTTATGGTTTTAAAGGCTTGCTGCATTTGCGTACTAAACGTTAAAGCTTTCGCCGCAGCCGCACTCGTTTTTTACGTTGGGGTTATTAAATTTAAACCCTTCGTTCAGGCCTTCTTTGGTGAAGTCCAGCTCGGTGCCATCAAGGTAAGCGAGTGATTTGCTGTCGGTAAAAATTTTTACCCCGAAGCTTTCAAAAGCTAAATCTGTATCGGAGGCGACATCGACAAATTCAAGCTTATACGCCATGCCGGAACAACCCGAGGTTTTAACGGCCAGACGCACGCCAAGACCTTTACCACGCTTTGCCAGAAAGTTGGAAATATGGGTTGCTGCACTTTCGCTTAATGTAAGAGCCATTTTTTTGCCTCGCAATAACACTGCGTCATCTGTTATCCAGACGCATTACGCCGTAAGTTGAAACAATAGATTAACCGTGTTTGGTTTTGTAATCCGCTACCGCGGCTTTAATGGCGTCTTCTGCCAAGATAGAGCAGTGGATTTTAACCGGAGGCAGCGCTAATTCTTCCGCGATTTGTGTGTTTTTAATGCTCAAAGCCTGATCGAGTGTCTTGCCTTTTACCCATTCGGTAACCAAGGAAGAAGACGCAATCGCCGAGCCACAGCCATAGGTTTTAAACTTGGCATCTTCGATAATGCCATCTGCACCCACCTTGATTTGTAGCTTCATTACGTCGCCACAGGCCGGAGCGCCCACCATGCCAGTGCCTACGCTGTCGTCGCCTTTTTCAAACGCGCCAACATTACGTGGGTTTTCATAGTGATCCAGAACTTGTTCGCTGTATGCCATTTTGTGTGCCTCTTTACTGTTTCTGTGGTTCGTAGGTGCGTAACCCAACATCTTGTTAACTGAGTGTGTTGGGTTACGCGATATCGTCAGCTAAAAACGGCTGACGGCCCCGCTAACCCAAGCTACGTACTGTTACATAATCATCATTAGGACTGCATTTAGTGTGGATCGCCGTTCTGGGCAAGGCGCAAAGTCACGACGTTTACTTTTTGTAAACGAGCTACTTTGCAACGCAGCTCAGGACGGCGAGGCGCGCCAGATTAGTGGGCTGCCCATTCGATGGTGGAAATATCGATGCCTTC from the Iodobacter fluviatilis genome contains:
- the hscA gene encoding Fe-S protein assembly chaperone HscA, with the translated sequence MALLQISEPGLFAEPHQHRLAVGIDLGTTNSLVASVKSGSAVCLPDEQGRTLLASVVNYGKDGETRVGCGALARQNDDPSNTISSVKRFMGRGINDIADLATPYRFVDEPGMLKISTRAGVKSPVEVSADILRALKTRAEQSLGGELVGAVITVPAYFDDAQRQATKDAAQIAGLNVLRLLNEPTAAAIAYGLDNAAEGTYVIYDLGGGTFDVSILELTRGLFEVRATSGDSRLGGDDFDHRIYCWILQEAGLSALNAHDARVLLTRAREAKEALSDHPTTRITAVLSEGVVVDVALSTETLHEITHTLVNNTITPVRKALRDAKLQVSDIKGVVMVGGATRMPQVRHAVAEFFKQEPLTNLDPDKVVAIGAAIQANVLAGNKGEDEWLLLDVIPLSLGLETMGNLVEKIIPRNSTIPTARAQEFTTFKDGQTAMAIHVLQGERELVSDCRSLARFELRGIPPMVAGAARIRVTFQVDADGLLSVAAKELSSGVEASIMVKPSYGLSDDEIATMLTDSMQYASVDVQARKLAEALVDAESILNASTAALEQDGDLLTAEEHAVIKNSLQQLLNSMQEKDANAIHAATEKLNEATGDFAAKRMDAAVKRGLAGQNIAEM
- the hscB gene encoding Fe-S protein assembly co-chaperone HscB, whose translation is MNFDFTQNHFALFDLPARFALDQRSIDSNYRSLLATYHPDRFASENDAVRRMSLQIATQVNEAYQTLKSPIARGRYLLKLAGVDTEEESNTAMPIDFLMNQMEWREAIIDAKATQNIESLENIGRELAAETSALEQHLASLLDETHDLSAASVAVRKLRFMEKLEQEIGDAIETLLF
- the iscA gene encoding iron-sulfur cluster assembly protein IscA, translated to MALTLSESAATHISNFLAKRGKGLGVRLAVKTSGCSGMAYKLEFVDVASDTDLAFESFGVKIFTDSKSLAYLDGTELDFTKEGLNEGFKFNNPNVKNECGCGESFNV
- the iscU gene encoding Fe-S cluster assembly scaffold IscU encodes the protein MAYSEQVLDHYENPRNVGAFEKGDDSVGTGMVGAPACGDVMKLQIKVGADGIIEDAKFKTYGCGSAIASSSLVTEWVKGKTLDQALSIKNTQIAEELALPPVKIHCSILAEDAIKAAVADYKTKHG